The sequence GCGATGCTGCGGACGCTGGCTGAGAACGGCGTGCAGCTTGCGCTGGTGACCTCCGACAGCGAAGCCAATGCGCGCGAGAAGCTCGGAGAGGCCGCGGCGCTGTTTTCACATTTCGACTGCGCGGCGTCGCTGTTCGGCAAACCCGCCAAATTCCGCCGGGTCATCCGCCGGGCCGGCGTCACGCCTGACCGGGTGATTGCGATTGGCGACGAGGTCCGTGACATCGACGCGGCGCGGGCCGTTGGCATTGCCTGCGGTGCCGTGTGTTGGGGCTACGCTGCGCCCGCGGCGCTGCGAGCGCTCGGGCCTGACCACGTGTTTGAGCGGATGGACGAGATCATTCCAACGCTGTGCCCCAGTGCGTAGCCCGGATGAGCGGAGCGACATCCGGGCGCCGGTGGCTGAGGACAAAACTGTCCCGCATGTCGCTCCGCTCATGCGAGCTACGACCTGCGCTCGCTACGCGCTGCCGCGCGGCGGCTCGCGCTTCTCCATCGAGGTCGCGATCCGCTCGAGAAATCCGTTCATCCGCCTCGTCTCGGCGACCTGCTGCTCGTAGAGCTCGATCAAGGTCGCGCCGGACGATCCGCGCGCCTGCATGCCGTTCCGGCGCGAGAACCAGAGCCACGCTCCGATCAAGAGCAGGAACGGCAGCCACGCCACGCCGAGCTCGGCCCATTTATCCATCGCAAAACGTCTCCGCTTCCTGCGTTGCGCGCGATCCGGCGCCAAGATGTTGGAGATCATCTGTCGGCTCAGCCGGAGATCCGGTTCGACGCGGTGCTCCAATAGACATCATGGCGTCCGGCGCAGCACAGCTCATCGATCGGGCTGCGGCCCTATGATGCGGCAGTTCGCCGCTTCGTTCGCGCCGCCCCCTTTCCTTCCAACGAACTCGTGATGACGCTCCGCCACGAAATCGACCAACTTACAAAATTACACTAAGTGCAATTCAATATTACATCTGGTGCGATTTATGCAGCGTGCATGCAAGTTGGGCAGCGACGCGTCCGCCCCCGGGAAAATGACGCGACGCCGCCTCGGTGCAATGCTGCTCGCGGTTGCGGTTACAGCAGCAGTCACCGCGCATCCGGTGCAAGCGCAGTCCGCCCCGCCCGCTTACACCGACTTCGACTGGGTCGATCCCGCGCGTGCGCGGCCCGTTCCGGCGCGCTTGCACTGGCCAGCGGATGTTGCGCCAGGATCGCGCGTACCGCTGATCGTGTTCTCCCACGGCCTCGGTGGCTCGCGCAGGGGCTACAGCTATCTCGGCCGGTATTGGTCGGCCCATGGCGTTGCGAGCCTGCATGTTCAACATACTGGCAGCGATTCCTCGCTCTGGGCAGGCAATCCCCTCGGGGTCGTCGATCGTTTGCAACGAGCGGCTCATGAGAGCGAGGCGCTGGCGCGAGCGCTCGACTTGCACTTCGCCCTGGATCGCATGCTGTCCAGTCCCTATGGCGCCCGGATCGATCGTCGGCGCATCGTCGCGGCCGGGCATTCCTATGGCGCGAACACGGCTCTCGTTGCCGTGGGCGCCCGCGTCATGCGCGACGGAAGGTGGGTCGAGGCCCGCGACCCGCGTTTTACGGCCGCGATCGTCATCTCCGCGCCGCCGTTCTATGGCGAAACCGATCTCGCCTCGGTCCTCGGCAAGATCACCGTTCCGAACCTGCACGTGACGGCGACGAACGACGTCATTCAAATCCCCGGATATCACTCGCCTACCACCGACCGATTGGCAGTCTTCAACGCCATGGCCACGCCGCGCAAGCTGCTCGCCGTGTTCGAAGGCGGCTCGCACAGCATCTTCACGGATCGCTCGTTCACGGGCGGTCCGGCCCTGAACCCGAAGGTAAAGGCTGCGACGGCTGAGCTCACGCTGGCTTTCCTCGACTTGGCCTACGATGGCAATCGGGAGGCGCTGACGCGCTGGAATGCGGCCTGGCAGCCGATCCTGGCCTTGGCTCCCGACGCTGCGCCTCCGCAGATTTCGGCTCCTCCGTCCCCGCGCATGGCCAAGAGGGCGGCGGCCGGCCTCGTTCCCGCGCCATGAGCTGGGTTGCCTTAGCTGCCTCTTGGCGAGCTACTCGGTCTTCCGCAAGAACGCCCCGAACGCGCGCGGGCCGTCGCCGGTCTTGATCTCGCCGATCACCTTCAGATCAGTCGCGTCGATGACGCTCAACGTGTTGCTCTCCCAGCAGGCGACGATGACGCGCTTGCCATCGGCGGTCGCCGCGATCCCTTCGGGATAGTCGCCGACATTGATGCGCTTGATCGGCTTCAGGCTCGCCAGGTCGAACACGCTGACAGTGCCCCCGTATTGGTCGGTGACGAAGCCGCGGCCCAGCGTGAGCGCCACCGCATAGGGCCGCATCCCCGCCGGCACGCGGCCGATCTCGCGGCCTTCGGCGATGTCGATGATGGAGACATCGTCGGAGCCGACATTGGCGGTGTAGGCGCGCCTGCCCTCGGCATCGATGGTGACGCCGAACGGACGCGTGCCGACCTTGATGACCGCCTTGCGCTGCCGCGTGGCGGTGTCCACCACCGAGACGCTGTCGTCGTCGCGATCGGCCGAGAGCAGCAGCCTGCCATCCGGCGTCACCGCAAGGCCCGACGGCGAAGTCCCGACCGCGATACTGGCGGTGACGCTGCGGCTCGCCGCGTCGATCACCCGCACTGCGGCCGCATACCAGTCGGCGACATAGATCGTCCTGCCATCGGGCGTCACGGCAATGCCGAGCGGCCCGCCGCCGACCTCGATGCGTCCGGCGATCTGCCGCGTTGCCGCGTCGATCACCGTCACCGCCTTGGAGTCGGGGCTGGTCACATAGGCCAAGCGCCCGTCCGCACTGACGGCGACGCCCGCCGGCTTGCCGCCGATCGGGATGGTCGCAACCCCGCGCGCGGTGGCGAGGTCCACGACCATCAGGTCGTCGCTGAGCTGGTTGGTGACGAACGCCTCTTCCGCGGACGCTTGCGCGATGCTGGCGGCGAGCGCCGCCAGAACCAGGATACGCACGCTCAGCTGCCGCTCTCGATCTTCTTCTTGAGCGCCTCGAGCCCGGCCTTGTACAGCCCGCTCACGGCCTTTGTTGCAGCTTCGTCGCTCAGCTCCGGCGGCGGATCGTTGTTGGGATAGCCGCGATAGAACGCGCCGGCCCATTCCAGCTTCGCCTTGCCATCAGGCGCCGGTGACACCGTCAGTGTCGAGGAATAGTTCGTCACCGGCAGCACCTTCACGTCGACCTTGGTGATCCGGTACGAATAGCTCTGCATGTCGGGTTCGTATTTGTAGAGCTCCTCCTCGACCGTGGGGCCGCCTGTCAGGGTCAGCGTCCGCGTCGCGCCGATCTCGTTGCCCTTCTGGCCCTCGGTCTTGGTGACGATCGGAAGCCAGCTCATGTCCTGGAAATTGGAGATCGCGGCCCAGACCTTGGCCGGCGGCGCACTGATCTCGATGGATTCCCGCACTTTCTGCCGGGTCGGCCCATGAGCCCACACCGGCTCAAAAGCAGCCACCAGAGCCATCCCCGCCACAGCCAGCGCCGCCACCCCGGCAAGCGCCGTTCCGCTTATCATCCTCATGTCGTTTCCTCGTTCCTCGATTTGCGCGACTTCGGGCGCGCTGCGGTCATCGTAGCGCATTTTTGGACCATGGGGAGACCTGTTCGTGGCACGGCTGTGACGGTGTGGTTGCCGGGCATCTACACCATCCGGTGCGAACGCAAAGCTCTGGCACGACGTGCCGCGAGAACGGAAACTGCCCCAGCCATTCGACGACAGTCTCGTGCCCCGGACGCTGCGCAGCACGAGGTGATCCGCTGCAGAGCCGGGGCCCATCTCACGGCACCTTACGGTTGACCCACTGGGTCCCGGCTCTGCGCCGCAACGCTTACGCGTTGCCGCTTGTCCGGAACACGAGGGTTGAGCGCTGGATTGCTTCGTCGCAAGAGCTCCTCGCAATGACGGCGGAGAGAACGACCGCCGACCGCGCCTATTACTCTGCCAACGTCGCCTCCACGAATCCGCGCGGATCAGCGCAAAACTCACGCATGACGCGGTAGTGATCCGTCTCCTCCACTGTCACGGGCTCGAGGCCATACTTCGTCAGCCGCAGCAGGCGCGCGTTGGGATATGCCATCAGCATCGGCGAATGCGTCGCCATGATGACCTGGCAGTTGCGTGAAGAATCCATGCGATGCATCAGCTTCAGGAACTCCATCTGGCGGGCCGGAGACAGCGCCGATTCCGGTTCGTCGAAGATGAAGATGCCCTGTCTCTGGCATCGCTCCTCGAAGAAGCGCAGAAAGCCCTCGCCGTGGGAGTACGACAGAAAATCGGGCGGCATGTCCGAGACTTCGTCGAGATATCTCGCAACGGAGAAGAAGGTCTCGGCTCGGAAGAACCAGCCGTTGGTAACCTTTGGCACCCAGCCAGCGCGAAGTGCGGTCGACAACTCTCCACCCATGATCTCGCGTGCATTGGAATGATCGACCGCGCGATATCCCTTGCCGCCGCCGGCGTCGTCATATCCGGCAAGTGCTGCAATACCCTCCAGGATGGTCGATTTGCCGGTGCCGTTTTCGCCGACAATGATGGTGATCGCGGTGTCGAAGCTCAGGTCGAATTCTTCGCTGAAGATTGGAAGACAATATGGATATGCTGTCCAGTCGGAGACCAGCGTGCGGTCGAGCCAGACGCGCCGCAGATAGGGAGCAGGCAGCCTGATGTCGCGCTGTCGCCCTCGCATAACAACCCCTCCCTGCCCTAACCGAACACTGCCGTCACGCGAACATATCAGGAACAATCATTGCGAGGAAGTGGTTCGCCGGAGAAGGTTCACTTGTTTACTCCAGCACCTCCAGCACCAGCTCCATGGTCATCAGCACGGGATTGTCGCCGCGGACCAGGCGGCCCTCCGCAACACCTCCGGTGTAGTCGATCAGGGCAACGTCAAGCACGGCTTCGAGCGCCTCTGACGGACCGGGCTCGATTGCGCCGGACGTTATCGCCAGCTCGGTGGCGAACGGCTCGGTGATGCCGCCATGAGTGAAGCGCGCCCCGATGGTCGAGCCGACGCCACCGTGGAGCTTCGCACGCGCAATGCCACGCGCGCGACAAAACGCTTCGAGGCAACCCGCAAAGTCCTGGTTCGGCCGCAGCCGCAGCGCGAAAGCGCGGCGCGTCGTGCGTGCGCCGGTGCTCGCAGCGGCAACCGGCCCGAACAGCTTGAAATTGGTCTCGGGATCAGGCTCGGCCGTGAACATCGCTCCATCGAGACCGAAGGCTTCGACCTCGAACGGCTCGGCCACCATAGTCTCGTCCGGCAGCATGTGGCCGCCGCTCGCCTTGCCGTCAGCCTCGGTCCACAGCCCGTGGCAGTGAAAGAACGGCGCGCCGTCGCGCGTGCCGAGCGTCATGCTGCCGAGCCTCACGCGCGTCACGCCCTCGGGCCGGAACGTATCGCTGTAGAACGCGGCGTTCTCGCCGGTCTTCGACAAGGCCGGCATCACATAGGCGAACGGTCCCAGCGCGCCAGCGCCAAAGTTGAGCACGCCGCCGGCAAACCCCTCCGCGGCAAAACCGCGGCGCGCGGCGTCCAGCAACGGCAGACCGGCTTGAAGCGTGAAGGCGAAGGCACGTCCCCTCGCCTCCACCCATTGAATGCGTTCGGCAACGGGCGAGCCCGGCTGCTTGATGCTCCGCATCGGCCCGGCTCAGCCTGCCTTCGTGCTATCGAGGTCGAGCAGGCCTCGCGCCTCGAGCTCGTCGCGCACCATGCGCTTCGGCACCTTGCCGTAGCCGGATTTCGGCAGCGCCTCCCAGAAAAAGAACCGCTTCGGCATCTTGTAGCGCGGCACCTTCGGGAGGAGGAACGCCGCCATCTCGGCCTCGCTCACGGCCTGCGCGCCTTCGCGCGCGACGCAGACGGCGACGCCGACCTCGCCCCAGGTCGCATCGGGCACGCCCAGCACCGCGACCTCGCCGACGGCGGGATGGGTCAGGATCTTCTCCTCGATCTCGCGCGGATAGATGTTGGAGCCGCCGGAGATGTACATGTCGGAGGCCCGGCCGGTGATGTAGACGAACCCCTCCTCGTCCATATGGCCGAGATCGCCGGTGCGGAACCAGCCGTTGCGGAACGCCT comes from Bradyrhizobium sp. CCGE-LA001 and encodes:
- a CDS encoding HAD family hydrolase, which encodes MPYSLAIFDLDGTLADSFPWFLRTINDVADRFDFRCVAQEEIEQLRHASSREILSRLEVPLWKLPAIARHARRLKAEAASEIPLFAGVEAMLRTLAENGVQLALVTSDSEANAREKLGEAAALFSHFDCAASLFGKPAKFRRVIRRAGVTPDRVIAIGDEVRDIDAARAVGIACGAVCWGYAAPAALRALGPDHVFERMDEIIPTLCPSA
- a CDS encoding alpha/beta hydrolase family protein, yielding MTRRRLGAMLLAVAVTAAVTAHPVQAQSAPPAYTDFDWVDPARARPVPARLHWPADVAPGSRVPLIVFSHGLGGSRRGYSYLGRYWSAHGVASLHVQHTGSDSSLWAGNPLGVVDRLQRAAHESEALARALDLHFALDRMLSSPYGARIDRRRIVAAGHSYGANTALVAVGARVMRDGRWVEARDPRFTAAIVISAPPFYGETDLASVLGKITVPNLHVTATNDVIQIPGYHSPTTDRLAVFNAMATPRKLLAVFEGGSHSIFTDRSFTGGPALNPKVKAATAELTLAFLDLAYDGNREALTRWNAAWQPILALAPDAAPPQISAPPSPRMAKRAAAGLVPAP
- a CDS encoding YVTN family beta-propeller repeat protein produces the protein MRILVLAALAASIAQASAEEAFVTNQLSDDLMVVDLATARGVATIPIGGKPAGVAVSADGRLAYVTSPDSKAVTVIDAATRQIAGRIEVGGGPLGIAVTPDGRTIYVADWYAAAVRVIDAASRSVTASIAVGTSPSGLAVTPDGRLLLSADRDDDSVSVVDTATRQRKAVIKVGTRPFGVTIDAEGRRAYTANVGSDDVSIIDIAEGREIGRVPAGMRPYAVALTLGRGFVTDQYGGTVSVFDLASLKPIKRINVGDYPEGIAATADGKRVIVACWESNTLSVIDATDLKVIGEIKTGDGPRAFGAFLRKTE
- a CDS encoding SRPBCC family protein — translated: MRMISGTALAGVAALAVAGMALVAAFEPVWAHGPTRQKVRESIEISAPPAKVWAAISNFQDMSWLPIVTKTEGQKGNEIGATRTLTLTGGPTVEEELYKYEPDMQSYSYRITKVDVKVLPVTNYSSTLTVSPAPDGKAKLEWAGAFYRGYPNNDPPPELSDEAATKAVSGLYKAGLEALKKKIESGS
- a CDS encoding AAA family ATPase, which produces MRGRQRDIRLPAPYLRRVWLDRTLVSDWTAYPYCLPIFSEEFDLSFDTAITIIVGENGTGKSTILEGIAALAGYDDAGGGKGYRAVDHSNAREIMGGELSTALRAGWVPKVTNGWFFRAETFFSVARYLDEVSDMPPDFLSYSHGEGFLRFFEERCQRQGIFIFDEPESALSPARQMEFLKLMHRMDSSRNCQVIMATHSPMLMAYPNARLLRLTKYGLEPVTVEETDHYRVMREFCADPRGFVEATLAE
- a CDS encoding PCC domain-containing protein, which codes for MRSIKQPGSPVAERIQWVEARGRAFAFTLQAGLPLLDAARRGFAAEGFAGGVLNFGAGALGPFAYVMPALSKTGENAAFYSDTFRPEGVTRVRLGSMTLGTRDGAPFFHCHGLWTEADGKASGGHMLPDETMVAEPFEVEAFGLDGAMFTAEPDPETNFKLFGPVAAASTGARTTRRAFALRLRPNQDFAGCLEAFCRARGIARAKLHGGVGSTIGARFTHGGITEPFATELAITSGAIEPGPSEALEAVLDVALIDYTGGVAEGRLVRGDNPVLMTMELVLEVLE